A region of Maridesulfovibrio sp. DNA encodes the following proteins:
- a CDS encoding MarC family protein, whose product MLALFFQTYLKLFFVLTPFFAISAFISLTQDMTPIERKKTAVKVTVAVIISSVILYLYGRYIFDLFGITLDAFRIGAGAVLFLSALNMVNGGGKKFDAGNEDDDIAVVPLAIPIVVGPGTIGALLVMGSSVQGYKDMALACAALVAAVLTVGILLFISSSLKRLLGRRGLNIMSRLTGLFVASIAAQIFFTGVRNFMLN is encoded by the coding sequence ATGCTCGCATTATTCTTTCAAACCTATTTGAAACTGTTTTTTGTCCTGACCCCTTTTTTCGCTATTTCAGCGTTTATTTCACTGACTCAGGACATGACGCCCATAGAGCGTAAAAAAACGGCTGTTAAGGTCACTGTGGCGGTGATAATCAGCTCTGTGATCCTTTATCTGTACGGCAGGTATATCTTCGATCTATTCGGTATTACCCTGGATGCTTTCAGAATCGGAGCCGGTGCGGTACTTTTCCTCTCGGCCCTGAATATGGTCAACGGCGGAGGGAAGAAGTTTGATGCCGGTAATGAAGATGATGATATTGCTGTCGTCCCGTTGGCCATACCGATTGTTGTCGGTCCGGGAACTATCGGCGCATTGCTGGTTATGGGCTCCTCTGTTCAAGGCTATAAGGATATGGCCCTGGCCTGTGCCGCCCTTGTTGCCGCTGTATTAACAGTAGGAATTCTGTTATTCATATCCTCAAGCCTGAAACGTCTTTTGGGAAGGCGTGGCCTGAACATAATGAGCCGTTTGACCGGGCTTTTTGTCGCGTCGATTGCTGCCCAGATATTTTTTACCGGGGTGCGGAATTTCATGCTCAATTAG
- the secA gene encoding preprotein translocase subunit SecA, whose amino-acid sequence MFNLIFSKLFGSRNDRFIKKLKPQIDQIAALEPEMEKLTDEQFPQKIAEYKEQVAAGTSLDDLLIEVFALVREAGKRSLEMRHYDVQMVGGMVLHSGRIAEMKTGEGKTLVATLPAVLNAISGKGVHLITVNDYLAKRDAEWMGKLYNFLGLSVGVIVHGLTDEERQQAYGCDITYGTNNEFGFDYLRDNMKFYKEQLVQRELNFCIVDEVDSILIDEARTPLIISGASDDATSMYGRVDSMIPLLKRDEDFEVDEKGRSITMTDDGVMKCEQILGIDNLYDSQHISFQHHIMQGIKAHHLFSRDVDYIVKDGQVVIVDEFTGRLMPGRRFSDGLHQALEAKEGVKVESENQTLASITFQNYFRMYNKLAGMTGTADTESVEFAQIYDLEVIVIPTNTAMIRKDYPDSIYKTQREKYNAIADDIAAKYKKGQPVLVGTVSIEKSELVSSLLKKRKIPHNVLNAKHHEQEAEIVAEAGHKGHVTIATNMAGRGTDIKLGEGVLEIGGLHIIGTERHESRRIDNQLRGRSGRQGDPGSTRFYLALDDDLMRLFGSDRIAGIMDKLGMEEGEPIENGMVTKAIENSQKKVEGHNFEIRKQLLEYDNVMNQQREVIYTLRREVMNSEDMSEMTAEFVEELFEDAFYPVEEAKGKPLDEETEEMVRVRLDELCGLSRNEEFKEKLPTREQAEKWVSDTLGVLEESAGEHYHEIQRYFLLEALDRNWKEHLLNMDHLREGIGLRGYGQKDPKHEYKREGFELFRDMLGRIKENTIRALCHLRIETEVREDEFQHKESKSDLEYSDSENTETKKKPKRRNEPKVGRNDPCPCGSGKKYKKCCGK is encoded by the coding sequence ATGTTTAATTTGATTTTTTCCAAGCTGTTCGGTTCACGAAATGATAGATTTATTAAAAAGCTGAAGCCGCAGATTGATCAGATAGCAGCCCTTGAACCGGAAATGGAGAAGCTTACAGATGAGCAGTTTCCGCAAAAGATTGCTGAATATAAAGAGCAGGTAGCCGCAGGAACTTCTCTTGATGATCTTCTGATCGAAGTTTTCGCCCTCGTGCGCGAGGCCGGTAAACGGTCCCTTGAAATGCGTCACTACGATGTGCAGATGGTCGGCGGAATGGTTTTGCATAGCGGTCGTATTGCTGAAATGAAGACCGGTGAAGGTAAAACTCTTGTGGCAACCCTTCCGGCGGTCCTTAACGCGATATCCGGTAAAGGCGTACACCTGATCACCGTAAACGATTATCTTGCTAAACGTGATGCTGAGTGGATGGGTAAACTCTATAACTTTCTCGGTCTGTCCGTAGGTGTTATCGTTCACGGGCTGACTGATGAAGAACGCCAGCAGGCTTACGGTTGCGATATCACCTACGGTACCAACAACGAGTTCGGTTTTGACTACCTGCGCGACAACATGAAGTTTTACAAGGAGCAGTTGGTCCAGCGCGAACTGAACTTCTGTATTGTCGATGAAGTTGACTCCATCCTCATTGATGAAGCCCGTACCCCGCTGATTATTTCCGGTGCTTCCGATGATGCCACTTCCATGTATGGCCGGGTCGATTCCATGATTCCCCTGCTGAAGCGGGATGAAGATTTCGAGGTTGACGAAAAGGGCCGGTCCATCACCATGACTGATGACGGGGTTATGAAATGTGAACAGATTCTGGGTATCGATAACCTTTACGACTCCCAGCATATTTCTTTTCAGCACCACATCATGCAGGGCATCAAGGCCCATCATTTGTTCTCCCGTGATGTAGACTACATTGTCAAAGACGGGCAGGTGGTTATTGTTGACGAATTTACCGGACGCCTCATGCCCGGCAGACGCTTTTCGGACGGCCTGCATCAGGCTCTTGAAGCTAAAGAGGGCGTTAAAGTTGAATCGGAGAACCAGACTCTGGCCTCCATTACTTTTCAGAACTATTTCCGCATGTACAACAAACTTGCCGGTATGACCGGTACTGCGGACACCGAGTCTGTTGAATTCGCACAGATTTATGATCTGGAAGTAATCGTCATCCCCACCAACACTGCAATGATCCGTAAAGATTACCCTGACTCCATCTACAAGACTCAGCGTGAGAAATACAACGCCATTGCTGATGATATCGCCGCCAAGTACAAGAAGGGCCAGCCCGTACTGGTAGGTACTGTTTCCATTGAAAAATCGGAACTGGTTTCAAGCCTGCTTAAGAAACGCAAGATTCCCCATAACGTGCTCAACGCAAAGCATCATGAACAGGAAGCTGAAATCGTTGCCGAAGCCGGGCATAAGGGTCACGTAACCATCGCTACCAACATGGCCGGTCGTGGTACCGACATCAAGCTTGGGGAAGGCGTTCTTGAGATTGGCGGTCTGCATATTATCGGCACCGAGCGTCATGAATCACGCCGTATCGATAACCAGTTGCGTGGTCGTTCCGGTCGTCAGGGAGACCCCGGTTCCACCCGTTTCTACCTTGCCCTTGATGATGACCTCATGCGTCTGTTCGGTTCTGACCGCATAGCCGGAATCATGGACAAGCTGGGTATGGAAGAAGGGGAGCCCATTGAAAACGGCATGGTTACCAAGGCCATTGAGAATTCCCAGAAAAAGGTTGAAGGGCATAACTTTGAAATTCGTAAACAGCTTCTGGAATATGACAACGTCATGAACCAGCAGCGCGAGGTTATCTACACCCTGCGCCGTGAAGTCATGAATTCCGAAGACATGTCTGAGATGACAGCCGAGTTTGTTGAAGAGCTTTTTGAAGATGCTTTTTACCCGGTTGAAGAAGCCAAGGGCAAACCCCTTGATGAAGAAACCGAGGAAATGGTTCGCGTCCGTCTTGATGAACTCTGCGGTTTAAGCCGTAACGAGGAATTCAAGGAAAAGCTGCCTACCCGCGAACAGGCTGAAAAATGGGTTTCTGATACTCTAGGTGTGCTTGAGGAAAGTGCCGGTGAACATTACCATGAGATTCAGCGTTACTTCCTGCTGGAAGCACTTGACCGCAACTGGAAAGAGCATCTGCTCAATATGGACCACCTGCGTGAAGGTATTGGGTTGCGCGGTTACGGTCAAAAAGACCCCAAGCACGAATACAAGCGTGAAGGTTTCGAGCTTTTCCGTGATATGCTGGGCCGCATCAAGGAAAATACTATCCGTGCCCTCTGCCACCTGCGCATTGAAACCGAGGTCCGTGAGGATGAATTTCAGCACAAGGAAAGCAAATCCGATCTTGAGTATTCAGATTCCGAAAATACCGAAACCAAGAAAAAGCCCAAGCGCCGCAATGAACCTAAAGTGGGCCGAAACGACCCCTGTCCCTGCGGAAGCGGCAAGAAGTATAAGAAGTGCTGTGGTAAGTAA
- a CDS encoding YfcE family phosphodiesterase, translated as MKKIAVISDTHLREPNNRLTEVFNTYLAEADLLLHCGDMTTFSMWQFFCQHHNFHAALGNCDEWVLSDYLRPQDSINFHGLRIGFAHGWGSRSQVSRNVADSFGPDFDLVCYGHTHIQDWSIVNGVQMLNPGSLTSPRDERPPCVAIVEIDDEQNMECSFVPVD; from the coding sequence GTGAAGAAAATCGCTGTTATCTCTGATACACACCTCCGTGAGCCGAATAACCGGCTTACGGAGGTTTTTAATACCTACCTCGCCGAGGCAGATCTGCTCCTGCATTGCGGTGATATGACCACCTTTTCCATGTGGCAATTTTTCTGCCAGCACCACAATTTCCATGCTGCATTAGGAAATTGTGACGAATGGGTTCTTTCCGATTATCTGAGACCTCAGGACTCGATAAATTTTCACGGCTTGCGTATCGGCTTTGCCCACGGCTGGGGATCACGTTCGCAGGTTTCCCGCAATGTTGCCGATTCCTTCGGGCCGGACTTTGATCTGGTCTGCTACGGACACACTCACATTCAGGACTGGTCAATTGTCAACGGAGTACAGATGCTTAATCCCGGCAGCCTGACTTCACCGCGTGATGAACGCCCGCCCTGCGTGGCTATCGTGGAAATTGACGATGAGCAGAACATGGAGTGTTCGTTCGTGCCTGTGGATTAA
- a CDS encoding FAD-linked oxidase C-terminal domain-containing protein gives MQNYPEQLSRAHKKFLRNLFPGRESSFDAGTLLACGVDASQKHAKPLALVRPQETAQVAELLKWAQSERVPVYPRARATNKVGNCVPVRHGVVVSMLEMDSIFDIDGRDFVAVTQPGVITSDLQKAVEGQGLFYPPDPASMKISTIGGNIATCAGGMRAVKYGVTRDYVLGLEVVLPGGEIIRTGGRTQKNVVGLDLTRLMVGSAGTLGLITEATLKLLPLPETSASVLVGFTDLSGCLSGAEAVFGCGILPTAMELMDHNTIKALEMHFEVPWPDGTGGLLLLKIDGSAESVNTDLGRIEEALRTVAVTFVEKGSGEDQERLWELRRVISPAAFNLGPDKQGEDVAVPRGRVAEAIKGYHAIGEQLGVVVLCFGHLGDGNIHVSTMYDKSEPGMQQNALKAKQQIFSLTLELGGTLSGEHGIGLTKAKYIGMQLNKTQQRLMAGIKRTFDPLNIMNPGKVV, from the coding sequence ATGCAAAATTATCCAGAACAATTATCCCGCGCCCATAAGAAATTCCTGAGAAATCTTTTCCCCGGCAGGGAATCGAGCTTTGACGCCGGCACCTTGCTGGCCTGCGGCGTGGACGCCAGCCAGAAGCATGCAAAGCCGTTGGCTCTGGTGCGTCCGCAGGAGACAGCACAGGTTGCAGAGTTGTTGAAGTGGGCGCAGAGTGAGCGCGTCCCCGTTTATCCCCGTGCACGGGCTACAAATAAGGTTGGCAACTGTGTTCCGGTACGTCACGGGGTTGTGGTTTCCATGCTTGAGATGGACAGCATTTTTGATATTGACGGGCGAGATTTCGTCGCAGTGACCCAGCCCGGAGTGATTACTTCTGACCTGCAGAAGGCTGTGGAAGGACAGGGGCTGTTTTATCCGCCCGACCCGGCGAGCATGAAAATTTCCACCATCGGCGGCAATATCGCTACTTGTGCCGGTGGTATGCGGGCCGTGAAATACGGGGTGACCCGCGATTATGTATTGGGGCTGGAAGTAGTACTTCCCGGAGGAGAAATCATCCGCACCGGGGGGAGAACCCAGAAAAATGTTGTCGGACTGGACCTGACCCGGCTTATGGTCGGATCTGCCGGAACATTGGGGTTAATAACCGAAGCGACACTGAAGCTGTTGCCGTTGCCGGAAACTTCGGCTTCTGTGCTGGTGGGGTTTACGGATCTTTCCGGATGTTTAAGCGGAGCTGAGGCTGTGTTCGGCTGCGGAATTCTGCCTACGGCAATGGAGCTGATGGATCACAATACAATTAAAGCTCTGGAAATGCATTTCGAAGTGCCTTGGCCTGACGGGACAGGTGGTCTGCTGCTGCTTAAAATCGACGGCTCGGCGGAGTCCGTCAATACCGACCTTGGGCGTATTGAGGAAGCGTTGCGGACTGTTGCGGTTACCTTTGTGGAAAAGGGCAGCGGTGAAGATCAGGAACGGCTCTGGGAGTTGCGCAGGGTTATCAGCCCTGCGGCATTCAATCTGGGTCCCGACAAACAGGGAGAAGATGTGGCTGTGCCGCGCGGACGAGTGGCCGAGGCCATCAAAGGTTACCACGCAATTGGAGAGCAGCTTGGGGTTGTTGTGCTTTGTTTCGGTCATCTGGGAGACGGTAATATTCATGTCAGCACCATGTATGATAAATCAGAACCCGGTATGCAGCAGAATGCACTCAAGGCCAAGCAGCAGATTTTCAGCCTGACTCTTGAACTGGGCGGCACACTTTCCGGAGAGCATGGCATAGGTTTAACCAAGGCCAAATATATAGGCATGCAGCTTAATAAAACCCAGCAGAGACTCATGGCCGGTATAAAAAGAACCTTTGATCCCCTGAATATTATGAATCCCGGGAAGGTGGTCTGA
- a CDS encoding (Fe-S)-binding protein, with product MAAPKSCVQCGKCLEVCPLFKVTGREELTPRAKFFLESLRSGEDPGEGLSEKDFKSLASLCLSCGRCAKNCPQSMSGPDMVSDLRAKSKGFIQTCWDLWLISPGLLWPMAAAASKLSPEVLPEPFGSARKRMQALFAKSPEPWVELSLQAKFEKRRVMLFKGCVGRFARTDWTAKAERIMDGMGLIRAEGGEFGCCGSSHGSAGLLGRQIEARAKNIKVWKDSGYPLLVTFCATCLKGLKEYTLDDFAGDEELLAKWNEALTPLSSLLLDAEPKILDNAPVQVAYHQPCHAPRNDTDLKLLALIAGERLRQVQNDLCCGFGGIMQLGAPELSKEVGLHSLEHLTKGMKPGGQIVSGCSACVIQLVTLVKDDYFASHWLDILK from the coding sequence ATGGCTGCTCCGAAAAGTTGTGTGCAGTGCGGAAAATGTCTGGAAGTTTGCCCTTTATTCAAGGTGACAGGGCGGGAAGAGCTGACCCCGAGGGCAAAATTTTTTCTTGAATCCCTCCGTTCTGGTGAAGATCCGGGTGAGGGATTGAGTGAGAAGGATTTCAAATCGTTGGCTTCGCTCTGCCTTTCCTGCGGGCGTTGCGCTAAAAATTGCCCTCAAAGCATGTCCGGTCCGGATATGGTTTCTGATTTACGGGCCAAGTCAAAGGGTTTTATCCAGACTTGCTGGGATTTGTGGCTGATTAGTCCCGGTCTGCTCTGGCCTATGGCTGCAGCGGCTTCCAAACTTTCCCCTGAGGTTTTACCGGAACCTTTCGGGTCGGCCCGTAAACGCATGCAGGCTCTTTTTGCCAAAAGTCCTGAACCATGGGTGGAGCTTAGTCTGCAAGCCAAATTTGAAAAGCGTAGGGTCATGCTTTTCAAAGGTTGCGTGGGCCGTTTTGCCCGTACCGACTGGACTGCAAAAGCTGAACGGATCATGGATGGAATGGGGCTGATTAGGGCAGAAGGCGGGGAGTTCGGCTGTTGCGGTTCTTCACACGGCAGCGCCGGATTGCTGGGCAGGCAAATTGAAGCCAGAGCAAAAAATATTAAGGTTTGGAAAGATTCAGGATACCCCTTGCTGGTCACTTTTTGCGCTACCTGTTTAAAAGGGTTGAAAGAATACACTCTTGATGATTTTGCCGGTGACGAGGAGTTGCTTGCCAAATGGAATGAGGCTCTGACGCCTCTCTCCTCCCTGTTGTTGGATGCTGAACCAAAGATTCTAGATAATGCCCCTGTGCAGGTTGCTTACCATCAGCCCTGCCATGCTCCCCGGAATGATACAGACCTTAAATTGCTTGCCTTGATAGCCGGAGAGCGGCTGCGTCAGGTTCAGAATGACCTCTGTTGCGGATTTGGCGGGATTATGCAGTTGGGAGCACCGGAGCTTTCAAAAGAGGTTGGCCTGCATAGTCTCGAGCATCTTACAAAGGGTATGAAACCGGGCGGACAGATTGTGAGCGGTTGCTCTGCCTGCGTGATTCAACTTGTCACTCTTGTAAAAGATGATTATTTTGCCTCCCATTGGCTTGATATTTTGAAATAA
- a CDS encoding ABC transporter substrate-binding protein: protein MKRTISIITTILLLCSFAGVCAAAENSPMVRLRAGIQGVIEILNDPQYKGNPEFNDEKKAKIRETIKDFFNFEELSKRSVGRPWLEFTPEERERFIALFTDLLEQTYLARIEEYSGEKVAFDNETIIKGKYAQVDTRLLTGKQDIPVYYRMRLTDGEWDVYDVKIEGVSLVKNYRTQFAGILDTTNDKTFAASKKELFERLEKKCADLKNNPKAALESGSN, encoded by the coding sequence ATGAAAAGAACAATATCCATAATTACCACAATCTTGCTCCTGTGCAGTTTTGCCGGAGTCTGTGCTGCAGCAGAAAACTCCCCTATGGTCCGCCTCAGAGCCGGTATTCAGGGAGTCATCGAAATTCTCAACGATCCTCAGTATAAAGGCAATCCTGAGTTTAACGATGAGAAAAAAGCTAAAATCCGTGAAACTATAAAGGATTTTTTTAATTTTGAAGAGCTTTCCAAACGCTCTGTAGGCCGACCATGGCTGGAATTCACCCCTGAAGAACGGGAAAGATTCATCGCTCTTTTTACCGACCTGCTGGAGCAGACCTACCTCGCTCGCATTGAGGAATATTCCGGAGAAAAAGTCGCATTTGACAACGAGACAATAATTAAGGGAAAATACGCCCAAGTAGATACCCGCTTGCTGACCGGCAAACAGGATATTCCTGTTTATTACCGTATGCGACTCACAGATGGAGAATGGGATGTTTACGATGTAAAGATTGAGGGCGTCAGTCTGGTCAAGAACTACCGCACCCAGTTTGCCGGTATTCTTGACACCACAAATGACAAAACTTTTGCCGCAAGCAAAAAAGAGCTTTTTGAACGTTTGGAAAAGAAATGCGCGGACCTGAAAAACAACCCTAAAGCTGCTTTAGAAAGCGGCAGTAACTAA
- the mlaD gene encoding outer membrane lipid asymmetry maintenance protein MlaD, which produces MKKYPKETAVGIFVFLGLLCIVYMSVKLGDVHMFADDHYHVQASFNDITGLRVNSPVEMMGVPIGYVNNIDLDLEKQKAVLTLSIEKRIELTDDAIASVKTSGLIGDKYIKITPGGVGDPIEPGGTIIETESAIDIEDLISKYVFGKV; this is translated from the coding sequence ATGAAAAAATATCCCAAAGAAACAGCGGTCGGCATTTTTGTTTTTCTCGGTCTGCTCTGTATTGTCTACATGAGCGTAAAGCTTGGTGATGTACATATGTTTGCCGACGATCATTACCATGTTCAAGCCAGCTTCAATGATATTACGGGATTACGGGTCAACTCTCCGGTAGAGATGATGGGAGTTCCCATCGGATACGTAAATAATATTGATCTGGACCTTGAAAAGCAAAAGGCTGTATTGACTTTAAGCATTGAAAAACGCATTGAACTTACCGACGATGCCATTGCCTCGGTCAAGACCAGCGGACTTATCGGGGATAAATATATTAAAATTACCCCCGGTGGCGTCGGCGACCCGATTGAGCCGGGCGGAACCATAATTGAAACCGAATCAGCAATTGATATTGAAGACTTGATCAGTAAGTATGTTTTTGGCAAAGTCTAA
- a CDS encoding VacJ family lipoprotein gives MTRNYSTTVLAFLVFAVLLLTFPSKVRSEENTKPAMVAQVGSAVIGAVNNNPESFADDEFSDDMWGDSEDHKAAYASDPWQGYNRAMFKFNDYLYFNIMKPVTQGYMWLVPLRPRTWTNNFFQNMLYPVRLTSCLLQGKFYTAGAETSKFVANSIFGMGGLGNVVGDAQSTMPLYMGEEDMGQTFGVWGIPNGPYFVLPFLGPSTIRDAAGVGIDTFVLNPFWWFGIPWYYSVSAGTYNQINKLSFHIGEYESLKEGSIDPYLALRDAYLSYRAKQVRDSKISPEGPEPQMTTDPDAVPQK, from the coding sequence ATGACAAGGAACTACTCCACAACCGTCCTTGCCTTTCTGGTTTTTGCAGTTCTCCTGCTGACCTTTCCTTCAAAGGTAAGATCGGAAGAAAACACAAAACCGGCAATGGTCGCTCAGGTAGGCTCCGCTGTGATCGGTGCTGTCAATAATAATCCCGAGAGTTTTGCTGACGACGAATTCAGCGATGATATGTGGGGAGATTCCGAAGACCACAAAGCAGCCTATGCTTCTGATCCGTGGCAGGGTTACAACCGTGCGATGTTTAAGTTCAATGATTACCTGTACTTTAACATAATGAAACCCGTTACTCAGGGCTACATGTGGCTGGTTCCCCTCAGACCGAGGACATGGACCAACAACTTTTTCCAGAACATGCTCTACCCGGTGCGACTCACCAGTTGCCTGCTGCAGGGTAAATTCTATACAGCCGGGGCTGAGACTTCCAAATTCGTGGCTAACTCCATTTTTGGGATGGGCGGCCTCGGAAACGTTGTTGGTGATGCCCAGTCCACCATGCCCCTTTATATGGGTGAAGAAGACATGGGCCAGACTTTCGGTGTCTGGGGAATACCCAACGGCCCATACTTTGTGCTGCCTTTCCTCGGCCCATCTACGATACGCGATGCTGCAGGTGTAGGTATCGATACCTTCGTGCTCAACCCATTCTGGTGGTTCGGCATTCCCTGGTACTACTCCGTTTCCGCCGGAACATACAACCAGATCAACAAACTTTCTTTCCACATCGGAGAATATGAATCCCTTAAAGAAGGCTCCATTGATCCATACCTCGCCCTCAGAGACGCTTATCTGAGTTACCGCGCAAAGCAGGTTCGGGACTCCAAAATAAGCCCTGAAGGACCTGAGCCCCAAATGACCACCGACCCTGATGCGGTGCCGCAGAAGTAA
- a CDS encoding methyl-accepting chemotaxis protein yields MFKNMKLAMKLGLSFALMIFLSAAMAYVGYNGMSVIENRVDKADDVNRMVRTILETRMSEKNYMLRAESDYLKKHAELINTLKAQITATDAKFSQKINHDQMAGLSAAIDKYNMAFADYIDLVKKRDKTMELMRTDARSALAELEKVRSEQKKQLESILNNTNTNIMNGISRAEFQSLGTVYKNGQKNIEDKLTKADDANRAIKWFISIRMNEKEYIISSDPKYMEMVKTDISRIDELVQDLKQRFSNPANVNQVEGVRKSIANYYENFQNYTGLMARQVEAEKTMVESARGADAQCRAARADQKGKMLTQIETSTTLLFGGAIIALVIGLLTAFILTKAITGPIQLGVRFAQRMAQGDFTRTLDIDQKDEVGVLAAALNNMVNRLSVVVAEVGSATENVASGSEELSATAESLSQSSTEQAANVEEVSSSIEQMTANIRQNAENAQQTESIAVQSAQQAEESGKAVTQAVDAMKNIAEKISIIEEIARQTNLLALNAAIEAARAGEHGKGFAVVAAEVRKLAERSGEAAREIGDLSSGTVDVAEKAGEMLVQLVPDIKRTAELVQEITAGSSEQLTGAEQINKAVQQLDQVTQQNASASEEMASTSEELSSQAEELQQTMGFFRVNQSGHGHSPRALPATPPAPRQEHPSPQAAPESSSGLALDMGSDFSDGDFEKF; encoded by the coding sequence ATGTTTAAGAACATGAAACTGGCAATGAAGCTGGGGCTGAGTTTCGCTCTTATGATTTTCCTGAGTGCCGCCATGGCCTATGTCGGATACAACGGCATGAGTGTAATCGAGAACCGGGTGGATAAAGCCGATGACGTAAACCGGATGGTCCGAACTATCCTTGAGACACGCATGAGTGAAAAAAACTACATGCTGCGGGCAGAAAGTGACTACCTAAAAAAACACGCTGAGCTGATCAATACTCTCAAGGCACAGATAACTGCCACGGATGCCAAATTCTCACAAAAAATCAACCATGATCAGATGGCCGGACTCAGCGCCGCTATAGACAAATACAACATGGCCTTTGCCGACTATATTGATCTGGTCAAAAAAAGAGATAAAACCATGGAGCTGATGCGTACAGATGCGCGCTCAGCTCTTGCAGAGCTGGAAAAAGTCCGCTCTGAACAAAAAAAGCAGCTGGAATCCATATTAAACAATACCAATACAAATATAATGAACGGAATCAGCAGGGCGGAATTCCAGTCATTAGGCACAGTTTACAAGAACGGCCAGAAAAACATTGAAGACAAATTGACCAAAGCGGATGATGCCAACCGGGCCATCAAATGGTTCATCAGCATTCGCATGAACGAAAAAGAATACATAATCTCATCTGATCCCAAATATATGGAAATGGTCAAAACAGACATCAGCCGTATTGATGAACTCGTTCAAGACCTGAAACAAAGATTCAGCAACCCGGCCAATGTCAATCAGGTTGAAGGTGTTCGTAAAAGTATTGCCAACTACTACGAAAATTTTCAAAACTATACCGGACTCATGGCCCGGCAGGTGGAAGCAGAAAAAACCATGGTCGAATCTGCACGGGGTGCTGACGCTCAGTGTCGTGCCGCCCGAGCAGACCAGAAAGGTAAAATGCTAACCCAGATTGAAACTTCCACCACCCTGCTTTTCGGCGGTGCAATCATAGCCCTCGTAATAGGTCTGCTGACTGCTTTCATACTGACCAAGGCGATTACCGGACCTATCCAGCTGGGTGTTCGCTTTGCCCAGCGTATGGCTCAGGGCGATTTTACCCGCACACTGGATATTGATCAAAAAGACGAAGTTGGTGTCCTCGCTGCTGCCTTGAACAACATGGTAAACCGTCTTTCCGTAGTTGTTGCCGAAGTAGGCAGCGCAACAGAGAACGTTGCCTCAGGCAGTGAAGAACTTTCTGCCACAGCAGAATCCCTCTCTCAGTCATCCACAGAGCAGGCCGCCAATGTAGAAGAAGTTTCTTCCTCAATTGAACAAATGACCGCCAACATCCGGCAGAATGCGGAAAATGCCCAGCAGACCGAGAGTATTGCGGTCCAGTCTGCACAACAAGCCGAAGAAAGCGGAAAAGCTGTAACTCAGGCTGTGGATGCCATGAAGAATATTGCGGAAAAGATTTCCATCATTGAGGAAATTGCCCGCCAGACCAACTTGCTGGCCCTAAACGCCGCCATCGAAGCTGCAAGGGCTGGGGAACACGGCAAAGGTTTTGCTGTTGTTGCCGCAGAAGTCAGAAAGCTTGCCGAACGCAGCGGTGAAGCGGCCCGTGAAATCGGGGACCTTTCGTCCGGAACTGTTGATGTGGCTGAAAAAGCCGGCGAAATGCTGGTTCAGCTTGTCCCTGACATCAAACGTACCGCAGAACTGGTTCAGGAAATTACCGCCGGCAGCAGTGAACAGCTGACCGGGGCTGAGCAGATCAATAAAGCGGTACAGCAACTTGATCAGGTTACCCAGCAGAACGCATCTGCTTCCGAGGAGATGGCTTCCACATCTGAAGAGTTGTCCAGTCAGGCCGAAGAACTGCAACAGACCATGGGATTCTTCCGGGTCAATCAGTCCGGTCATGGACACTCACCCCGTGCTCTTCCTGCCACACCGCCAGCTCCCAGACAGGAGCATCCGTCTCCGCAAGCTGCCCCCGAATCCTCGTCCGGTCTTGCTCTGGATATGGGTAGTGATTTCTCAGATGGTGATTTTGAAAAGTTTTAA